In a genomic window of Candidatus Glassbacteria bacterium:
- a CDS encoding DUF1232 domain-containing protein, which produces MSSNTVLKKRFYDNLRERVFNWVTGKAGTKVSRLAEFVFLIPDILVLIGRLMLDERVPRHLRIKLGMIFAYLASPLDLIPEAILGPLGMVEDVVLAAFALNRIFGEVDEDVLVELWSGKAEHLRTLHELAELVDGIFGGRVGTTLNQWYDEELSFHLGSDAEKRRARQEVEVELVRAEGGEGDLVERLRASGL; this is translated from the coding sequence ATGAGTTCTAATACAGTACTTAAAAAGCGGTTTTACGATAATCTCAGGGAGCGTGTGTTCAACTGGGTGACCGGGAAAGCCGGGACGAAAGTTTCACGGCTGGCCGAATTCGTTTTTCTGATTCCCGACATCCTGGTGCTGATCGGCCGGCTGATGCTTGACGAGCGGGTGCCGCGGCATTTGCGGATCAAGCTGGGGATGATTTTCGCCTATCTCGCCAGCCCGCTCGATCTGATCCCCGAAGCGATCCTGGGTCCGTTGGGGATGGTTGAGGACGTGGTGCTGGCGGCCTTTGCGCTCAACCGGATATTCGGGGAAGTGGACGAGGACGTGCTGGTCGAACTGTGGTCCGGAAAAGCTGAACACCTGCGGACACTGCACGAGCTGGCCGAACTGGTGGACGGGATATTCGGCGGCCGGGTGGGCACGACACTGAACCAGTGGTACGATGAAGAACTGTCGTTCCATCTGGGCAGCGATGCGGAAAAGCGGCGGGCGAGGCAGGAAGTTGAAGTGGAGCTGGTCAGGGCAGAAGGCGGCGAAGGAGATCTAGTAGAACGTCTCCGAGCATCAGGACTGTAA